In one window of Fusobacterium varium DNA:
- a CDS encoding SDR family oxidoreductase, with amino-acid sequence ERWADPFDLMGAVVFLASKASDYVNGHILAVDGGWLVR; translated from the coding sequence CAGAAAGATGGGCAGATCCATTTGATTTAATGGGAGCAGTAGTATTCTTAGCAAGTAAAGCATCAGATTATGTAAATGGACATATTCTAGCAGTAGATGGAGGATGGCTAGTTAGATAG